The sequence ACGGCATCCACCGCCGCAGCATGAACGCGGCCGCCCACAGCGGTCAAGCCGCGACTTTCCGGCGAGCGCGGAACAGGTGCCGCTCGTCCATGGCAAAACTCCGCCACGCAACCCAAGGGATGGAAAGCAAAAGGAGAGTCCCGCGCTTCCAAATATTTTCCCGCCCGATTTCTGCCAGACAGCGGGGAGGCTACGCCTTGGTTTCCTGGGGTTCCTTTTCGCCATCGGCCACGGGCGATTCTTCCTCGGCTTCCTCGGGTTCCTCCGCCTCGCTTTCGGCGGCTTCGCTCAGTTTCATCGCGCCGGCAAACAGCCCGGTGAATAATCCGCCGCTGGTGAGCGTGTTGATGAAAAACTCCCAAGTGGGTGGGTAGCCGGGCGTGCCGCGCGAGAGCGCCTGGATCCAGCCCGCGAGGGTTTTCGGATAGGCCGGATCAAAGAGCCAGGAAGCGGTATTGGTGACCAGGTAGAACAGAATGGCCCCCAGAATGCCGCCCCCCAGGAGGGCATGAAAGGCGGTTTTCCGGGAAAATCGTTTACCCAGCCAGATGAGCACGGGATACGCGAGGTAATTGGCCAGCAGGAAAATCAGCGTGGCCGGGTTGAAGGTGTCAATGCCCTGAACGTACTTATAATAGAGGTTGAGCAGGAGGTCCGTGGCGGCAAAGGTGACGAACGGGAGCCACCAGGCCATGCGACCGGGGAAATAGACCCCCGCGCAGAACGCCAGCGCGTAAACAGCGCTGAAGTTCGGCGGTAACAAGCCGGGAATGCGGGTGATCGCGGCCACCAGCATGAGGCAAATCACGGGCCACCAATGGTTCTGCTTTTCTTTCAACGCCGGCTATGGTAAGGAATCGGCCGCCAAAATACAAGTGTACAAGCGTACAAGAATTTATCCGCCCTGATGGACCCGATGCTGGATGTCATTTATGAAGATGCCGAGTTGTTGGTGGTCAACAAACCGGCGGATTTGGTATGTCATCCCACCAAAGGGGACGTGTATTCCAGCCTGATCAGCCGTGTGCGCCTGCATTTGGGGGCGGCGAGCCATCCGCAGTTGGTGAACCGGCTGGATCGCGAAACGACCGGGTTGACCTTGGTCGCCAAGACGCCCGAGGCCGCCCGCGAATTGCGCCAGTTATGGGAGGGGCGGGAGGTTGCCAAGGAATACCTGGCGATCGTTCACGGGCAGGTGGCCCATGACCACGGCATCTTGGATGCCCCGCTGGGGCGCGACCTGGAGAGCATGGTGGCGATCAAGGATGGAGTGCGCCCCGACGGCGCCCCCGCCCTTACGGAGTATTGGGTGGAAAAGCGGTTTCTCCGCGCGGTGCCGGTGCCCGAGGATGCGGCGCAGCAGGGCCGCCGGCCGTTCACGCTGGTGCGGATCCGGCTGCATACCGGGCGCAAACATCAAATCCGCATTCACTTTGCCCATGCTGGGCATCCCATTGTGGGCGATAAAATCTACGGCGGCGACGAACAGTTGTACCTGGATTTTGTGGTGGGCCGGTTGAGCGCGGCGCAATGGCGCAAACTGATCCTGCCCAACCACGCCTTGCACTCCGGGCGTCTGCGTTTTACGTGGCGGGGTAAGGACTGGGAGTTTGCGGCCTCCCCCGAGGCCTGGTTTGGACAATTTTTGGCGGAGCCGGCAGGGGAATAGGCCGTCCGGCCAATAAAACGATGCATTCGGACGTTGCAGTTCGCCGTCGCGGCCTTTAAAACATCCCCACGTGCATTTATGAAACGTACATCCGTTAAAGTTGCTATTGTCGGCGCCTCCGGTTATTCCGGCGAGGAACTGGTTCATCTGTTGCTGTCGCATCCGCAGGCAGAACTTACCGCCGTGACGTCGCGGCAATATGCCGGGCAGACGCTGGCGCAGGTGTTTCCCAAATATGCGAGTCATCCCAAGGCGCGGGCGTTGCGGTTTACCGAACCTAACGCGGCGCTATTGGCCAAACAGGCGGAGGTGGTGTTCCTGGCGCTGCCGCACGGAGTGGCGGCGGAGTTCGCGGTGCCTTTATTGCAGGCGGGATGCCAGGTGATTGATCTCAGCGCTGACTTCCGCCTGCGCAGCGCCGCCGTGTACCAGGAGTTTTACGCGCATGAACATCCCGCTCCCGACTTGCTCGACAAGGCGGTTTACGGGTTGCCGGAGGTGTATCGCGAGGCGATTCACGGCGCGATGCTGGTGGCGTGCGCCGGGTGTTATCCCACGAGCATTCTGCTGCCGCTGATCCCGCTGTTGCGCGCGAAGTTGATTGATCCGGGCAGTCTCATTGCGAATTCATTGAGCGGCGTCAGCGGCGCGGGACGCAAGGCGGAATTGGATTATCTTTTCTGCGAGTGCAACGAAAGTGTGCGGGCGTAT comes from Verrucomicrobiota bacterium and encodes:
- a CDS encoding DUF6580 family putative transport protein — translated: MKEKQNHWWPVICLMLVAAITRIPGLLPPNFSAVYALAFCAGVYFPGRMAWWLPFVTFAATDLLLNLYYKYVQGIDTFNPATLIFLLANYLAYPVLIWLGKRFSRKTAFHALLGGGILGAILFYLVTNTASWLFDPAYPKTLAGWIQALSRGTPGYPPTWEFFINTLTSGGLFTGLFAGAMKLSEAAESEAEEPEEAEEESPVADGEKEPQETKA
- a CDS encoding RluA family pseudouridine synthase: MDPMLDVIYEDAELLVVNKPADLVCHPTKGDVYSSLISRVRLHLGAASHPQLVNRLDRETTGLTLVAKTPEAARELRQLWEGREVAKEYLAIVHGQVAHDHGILDAPLGRDLESMVAIKDGVRPDGAPALTEYWVEKRFLRAVPVPEDAAQQGRRPFTLVRIRLHTGRKHQIRIHFAHAGHPIVGDKIYGGDEQLYLDFVVGRLSAAQWRKLILPNHALHSGRLRFTWRGKDWEFAASPEAWFGQFLAEPAGE
- the argC gene encoding N-acetyl-gamma-glutamyl-phosphate reductase, which produces MKRTSVKVAIVGASGYSGEELVHLLLSHPQAELTAVTSRQYAGQTLAQVFPKYASHPKARALRFTEPNAALLAKQAEVVFLALPHGVAAEFAVPLLQAGCQVIDLSADFRLRSAAVYQEFYAHEHPAPDLLDKAVYGLPEVYREAIHGAMLVACAGCYPTSILLPLIPLLRAKLIDPGSLIANSLSGVSGAGRKAELDYLFCECNESVRAYGVPKHRHLSEIEQELSLAANRKVVLQFTPHLIPVNRGICTTICATPVAGGTASELKTLGEQVAASYQAAYAQEPFVRLLEGKALPDTKNVVGTNVIEIAWRLDPRTGRLLLFSAEDNLVKGASGQAVQCLNILCGFPETAGLL